In Actinomyces radicidentis, one genomic interval encodes:
- a CDS encoding class I SAM-dependent methyltransferase — protein MSVDEVWSASPYAPTARRLRPASGLTARRVLDAVGPGARVVEIGAGHGDTTRALLAAGLEVTAVEPARRMRETGAALVHGATWLAATGEATGLPDGSADAVASSSGSMFCDPSHDPAEWARILRPGGLLVMTAWSEDGFLAEMTARMTAVLAPGEDSAPPHMTWCRPGVAAGRLGAGLEDVRVKHHQLEWRFATVEEGMEYYRSGSPTHAWTLAHAGERRPALLDALRGHLEERAGADGTIRESTGYGLITARRAPAPE, from the coding sequence ATGAGCGTCGACGAGGTCTGGTCCGCGAGCCCCTACGCCCCGACGGCACGGCGCCTGCGCCCCGCCTCGGGCCTCACCGCCCGACGGGTCCTGGACGCCGTCGGCCCCGGGGCGCGCGTCGTCGAGATCGGGGCCGGGCACGGCGACACCACCCGCGCGCTCCTCGCAGCCGGCCTCGAGGTGACCGCCGTCGAGCCCGCGCGGCGGATGCGCGAGACCGGCGCCGCCCTCGTGCACGGCGCCACCTGGCTCGCAGCGACCGGCGAGGCCACCGGTCTGCCGGACGGGAGCGCCGACGCCGTCGCCAGCTCCTCCGGCTCCATGTTCTGCGACCCGTCCCACGATCCGGCCGAGTGGGCGAGGATCCTGCGCCCCGGCGGGCTCCTCGTCATGACCGCCTGGTCCGAGGACGGGTTCCTTGCGGAGATGACGGCGCGGATGACGGCGGTCCTGGCGCCCGGCGAGGACTCGGCACCGCCGCACATGACCTGGTGCCGCCCCGGGGTGGCCGCCGGGCGGCTGGGAGCCGGCCTCGAGGACGTGCGGGTCAAGCACCACCAGCTCGAGTGGCGCTTCGCGACCGTCGAGGAGGGCATGGAGTACTACCGCAGCGGCAGCCCGACGCACGCCTGGACCCTCGCCCACGCGGGCGAGCGCCGCCCCGCCCTGCTTGACGCCCTGCGCGGTCACCTCGAGGAGCGCGCCGGGGCCGACGGGACGATCCGGGAGAGCACCGGCTACGGGCTCATCACCGCGAGGCGGGCACCGGCGCCGGAGTGA
- a CDS encoding AAA family ATPase codes for MTAFDNACTDLVDRLEARLAAPDAPARLVVGITGAPGSGKSTLAEGLTEALREKGLLAGTVPMDGFHMSNAVLDELGRHGRKGAPDTFDVAGYLAVLDRVRATGPDGEPAEVLAPVYRRDLHEPVAAGARVTGRGVVVTEGNYLALETHGWEGARERIDLLVMLDVPEEVLIRRLIARHKDFGRSPADAAHWVRSVDVPNARLVAATAERCDEVWELDGEEPAPHER; via the coding sequence ATGACCGCCTTCGACAACGCCTGCACCGACCTCGTCGACCGCCTCGAGGCCCGGCTCGCCGCGCCGGACGCGCCGGCGCGCCTCGTCGTCGGGATCACGGGCGCACCCGGCTCCGGGAAGTCGACGCTCGCCGAGGGCCTGACGGAGGCGCTGCGCGAGAAGGGCCTGCTCGCCGGGACCGTCCCCATGGACGGCTTCCACATGTCCAACGCGGTGCTGGACGAGCTCGGCAGGCACGGCCGCAAGGGCGCCCCGGACACCTTCGACGTCGCCGGCTACCTCGCCGTCCTCGACCGCGTCCGCGCCACGGGCCCTGACGGCGAGCCCGCCGAGGTCCTCGCGCCCGTCTACCGGCGCGACCTGCACGAGCCGGTGGCCGCGGGGGCGCGCGTGACGGGCCGCGGCGTCGTCGTCACCGAGGGCAACTACCTCGCGCTGGAGACGCACGGCTGGGAGGGGGCGCGCGAGAGGATCGACCTGCTCGTCATGCTCGACGTCCCCGAGGAGGTCCTCATCCGCCGACTCATCGCGCGGCACAAGGACTTCGGCAGGTCCCCCGCGGACGCCGCGCACTGGGTGCGCAGCGTGGACGTCCCGAACGCGCGACTGGTCGCGGCGACCGCCGAGCGCTGCGACGAGGTGTGGGAGCTGGACGGCGAGGAACCCGCGCCGCACGAGCGGTGA
- the nrdF gene encoding class 1b ribonucleoside-diphosphate reductase subunit beta, with protein MPEPLKLIDRVQAINWNRLVDDKDLEVWDRLTGNFWLPEKVPLSNDVQSWATLNEAEKTMTTRVFTGLTLLDTIQGTVGAVSLIPDARTPHEEAVYTNIAFMESVHARSYSSIFSTLISTAEIDEAFRWSEENQNLQKKAQIVLDYYRGDDPEKRKVASTMLESFLFYSGFYAPMYWSSHAKLTNTADLIRLIIRDEAVHGYYIGYKYQLAVRESSEKRQQELKDYTFDLLMELYDNEEQYTEDLYDELGLTEDVKKFLRYNANKALMNLGYEALFPADAVDVNPAILASLSPNADENHDFFSGSGSSYVMGTAEATEDEDWDF; from the coding sequence ATGCCCGAGCCGCTCAAGCTCATCGACCGCGTCCAGGCGATCAACTGGAACCGTCTCGTCGACGACAAGGACCTCGAGGTCTGGGACCGTCTCACCGGTAACTTCTGGCTCCCCGAGAAGGTGCCGCTGTCCAACGACGTCCAGTCCTGGGCCACCCTCAACGAGGCCGAGAAGACCATGACGACCCGCGTCTTCACGGGCCTCACCCTCCTCGACACCATCCAGGGCACCGTCGGCGCCGTCAGCCTCATCCCGGACGCCCGCACCCCTCACGAGGAGGCCGTGTACACCAACATCGCCTTCATGGAGTCGGTGCACGCCCGCTCCTACTCCTCGATCTTCTCCACGCTCATCTCGACGGCGGAGATCGACGAGGCCTTCCGCTGGTCCGAGGAGAACCAGAACCTCCAGAAGAAGGCCCAGATCGTCCTGGACTACTACCGCGGCGACGACCCGGAAAAGCGCAAGGTCGCCTCGACGATGCTGGAGTCCTTCCTCTTCTACTCCGGCTTCTACGCCCCGATGTACTGGTCGAGCCACGCCAAGCTGACCAACACCGCGGACCTCATCCGCCTCATCATCCGCGACGAGGCCGTCCACGGCTACTACATCGGCTACAAGTACCAGCTGGCCGTGCGCGAGTCCTCCGAGAAGCGCCAGCAGGAGCTCAAGGACTACACCTTCGACCTCCTCATGGAGCTCTACGACAACGAGGAGCAGTACACCGAGGACCTCTACGACGAGCTCGGCCTGACCGAGGACGTCAAGAAGTTCCTGCGCTACAACGCCAACAAGGCCCTCATGAACCTGGGCTACGAGGCGCTCTTCCCGGCCGACGCCGTCGACGTCAACCCGGCCATCCTCGCCTCGCTCTCCCCGAACGCGGACGAGAACCACGACTTCTTCTCCGGCTCCGGCTCGTCCTACGTCATGGGCACGGCCGAGGCCACCGAGGACGAGGACTGGGACTTCTGA
- the budA gene encoding acetolactate decarboxylase, with amino-acid sequence MSASAAVTRHEIFQTSLITALAQGVYEDEMTLAELLGHGSFGIGTFNELDGEMVILGGTCYRLRSDGSVSVPDLSERTPYAVVTNFVPTISRPVAGPVTRQEFSAFVDGLVPSSNYMYALRVTGRFAWASARTVERQERPYKPMVEATDGEAVVRREDFTGTIAGFRTPLYESGISVAGCHAHVIDDERGWGGHLVDFVLEEGTVELCLGTDFRLRLPLTEAFGAADLSEDMSEEIKQVEHH; translated from the coding sequence ATGAGCGCCTCAGCCGCCGTCACCCGCCACGAGATCTTCCAGACGAGCCTCATCACCGCCCTCGCGCAGGGCGTCTACGAGGACGAGATGACCCTCGCCGAGCTCCTCGGCCACGGCTCCTTCGGGATCGGCACCTTCAACGAGCTCGACGGCGAGATGGTCATCCTCGGCGGGACCTGCTACCGGCTGCGCTCGGACGGGTCGGTGAGCGTCCCCGACCTGAGCGAGCGCACGCCCTACGCCGTCGTCACGAACTTCGTGCCGACGATCAGCCGCCCGGTGGCGGGTCCCGTGACGCGCCAGGAGTTCTCCGCCTTCGTCGACGGCCTCGTGCCGAGCTCGAACTACATGTACGCGCTGCGGGTGACGGGACGCTTCGCGTGGGCGAGCGCCCGCACGGTGGAGCGGCAGGAGCGGCCCTACAAGCCGATGGTCGAGGCCACCGACGGCGAGGCGGTCGTCCGCCGCGAGGACTTCACCGGGACGATCGCCGGCTTCCGCACGCCGCTGTACGAGTCGGGGATCTCGGTGGCGGGCTGCCACGCGCACGTCATCGACGACGAGCGCGGCTGGGGCGGGCACCTCGTCGACTTCGTCCTCGAGGAGGGGACGGTCGAGCTGTGCCTGGGGACGGACTTCCGACTGCGGCTGCCCCTCACCGAGGCCTTCGGGGCGGCGGACCTCAGCGAGGACATGTCCGAGGAGATCAAGCAGGTCGAGCACCACTGA
- a CDS encoding PaaI family thioesterase, which translates to MDQTVPMDPTPESVTAYTDTSPVHRRIGLRALRVDYDGILLSVTLGEDWMNTHGTGHGGAIATALDAGCCYAFAGRSGATWPTVSLTLNYLAPVPEGDHLVLGRVIRAGRKVGVAEAELWPGGTDVDALLAGDLGDAQPMAIARGTFHPVWLR; encoded by the coding sequence CGCCGGAGTCCGTCACCGCCTACACCGACACCTCCCCGGTCCACCGGCGGATCGGGCTGCGCGCCCTGCGGGTGGACTACGACGGCATCCTCCTCTCCGTCACCCTCGGCGAGGACTGGATGAACACGCACGGCACCGGGCACGGCGGCGCCATCGCCACGGCCCTCGACGCCGGCTGCTGCTACGCCTTCGCCGGCCGCTCCGGCGCCACGTGGCCCACCGTCTCCCTCACCCTCAACTACCTCGCGCCCGTGCCCGAGGGGGATCACCTCGTCCTGGGGCGCGTCATCCGCGCCGGTCGAAAGGTCGGCGTCGCCGAGGCCGAGCTCTGGCCGGGCGGCACCGACGTCGACGCGCTCCTCGCCGGGGACCTCGGCGACGCCCAGCCCATGGCGATCGCCCGCGGCACCTTCCATCCCGTCTGGCTGCGCTGA
- a CDS encoding LssY C-terminal domain-containing protein — translation MGRTHTGDGLLGDPVNLVAWGSEEALHTAMTSAGWVRSDPVTLRSSLRLVRAWARRRPYPSAPVSTLTLFGRRQDVAYVKEVDGNPSQRHHVRFWRVPEGWLLPGGASVDWLAAGSYDRAVGLSSLTFQVTHKIDTDIDLERNYIVDDVRWAVPEADLEVWPRFFTSYHSTNGGGDKVSTDGALCVLDLRDVDPGDGEDARAARGRDDAARHHTRPGDLIKTMLLLVALVVIDAVRWTAVDLPELLAGEPGSVRAAVAGLSVLLVLAVALLAAAAWRGHPRSRVVLMGVLAIGALADLAQVTAVGVDSAGGLLLTTALQVLALLALTSRDVHQWERARKGSRVRPRRG, via the coding sequence ATCGGCCGCACCCACACCGGCGACGGGCTCCTCGGCGACCCCGTCAACCTCGTCGCCTGGGGGAGCGAGGAGGCCCTCCACACCGCCATGACGAGCGCCGGCTGGGTCCGCTCCGACCCCGTCACCCTGCGCAGCAGCCTGCGGCTGGTCCGCGCCTGGGCGCGGCGCCGCCCCTACCCGTCGGCTCCCGTCTCCACGCTCACGCTCTTCGGCCGCCGCCAGGACGTCGCCTACGTCAAGGAGGTCGACGGCAATCCCTCGCAGCGCCACCACGTGCGCTTCTGGCGGGTCCCGGAGGGCTGGCTCCTGCCCGGGGGCGCGAGCGTCGACTGGCTCGCCGCCGGCAGCTACGACCGCGCCGTCGGCCTGTCGTCGCTGACCTTCCAGGTCACCCACAAGATCGACACGGACATCGACCTCGAGCGCAACTACATCGTCGACGACGTCCGCTGGGCCGTCCCCGAGGCTGACCTGGAGGTCTGGCCGCGCTTCTTCACGAGCTACCACTCCACCAACGGCGGCGGGGACAAGGTCTCCACCGACGGGGCCCTGTGCGTCCTCGACCTGCGGGACGTCGACCCCGGCGACGGCGAGGACGCCCGCGCCGCCCGCGGCCGCGACGACGCCGCGCGCCACCACACGCGCCCCGGCGACCTCATCAAGACGATGCTCCTGCTCGTGGCCCTTGTCGTCATCGACGCCGTGAGGTGGACCGCCGTCGATCTCCCCGAGCTCCTCGCCGGTGAGCCGGGATCGGTCCGCGCCGCCGTCGCGGGGCTGTCCGTCCTGCTCGTCCTCGCCGTCGCCCTGCTCGCCGCGGCGGCCTGGCGAGGGCACCCGCGCAGCCGCGTCGTCCTCATGGGCGTCCTCGCGATCGGTGCACTCGCGGACCTCGCCCAGGTGACCGCCGTCGGTGTGGACTCCGCGGGCGGGCTGCTCCTCACGACGGCGCTGCAGGTCCTCGCGCTCCTGGCCCTCACCTCGCGCGACGTCCACCAGTGGGAGCGCGCCCGCAAGGGGAGCAGGGTCCGGCCGCGGCGCGGCTGA